The DNA region AGATTTAACTGAGACTTTTAATACTTCATACGATAAGTATCTTGATATGATTTATAAAAAAACTGCATCACTTATTGAAGCTTCTGCAAAATCTGCTGCAATACTTGCTGGATGTGATAAAGATAAATATGCACTATATGGAAAAAATCTAGGTCTTGCATTTCAAATGATTGATGATATTTTAGATATTACACAAGATAGTAAAACTTTAGGAAAACCTGCAATGCTTGATTTTGTTGAAGGAAAAGTAACTATTCCATATTTATTATTACATGAAAGAATAGAAGATAAAAAAAGATTAGAATCTTTATATAAAAAACCATTAAGTAGTGATGAGAGTTCTTGGATTAAAGAACAAATGATTTCTACAAACGCCTTACAAGATTCCATATTAGAGGCACAAAAATTAGGGAAAGAAGCTATCTTAGCAGTTAAAGATGAACAGAATG from Arcobacter sp. LA11 includes:
- a CDS encoding polyprenyl synthetase family protein, translated to MEELQQVKEQIKNFVIECDDKKSLELLDLLATGKMLRSKLILKIAGINQETIKLCAIVEMIHAASLLHDDVIDEADTRRGKPSINALFDNKTSIMFGDILYSKAFTELTKMDKEVAYTVSNAVTLLSIGEMLDVDLTETFNTSYDKYLDMIYKKTASLIEASAKSAAILAGCDKDKYALYGKNLGLAFQMIDDILDITQDSKTLGKPAMLDFVEGKVTIPYLLLHERIEDKKRLESLYKKPLSSDESSWIKEQMISTNALQDSILEAQKLGKEAILAVKDEQNESLVQIMAAMIEREF